In Listeria monocytogenes, the following proteins share a genomic window:
- the whiA gene encoding DNA-binding protein WhiA — MSFASETKKELTHMDVSDSDAKVELAAFIRMNGAISFSSQLVIMDVQTENAAIARRMYQLLKDLYEVPIELLVRRKMKLKKNNVYIVRLKSGTRGILEDLRILEPPMTFTKSIDRGFVKKRSAKRAYLRGAFLASGSVNNPETSSYHLEIFSVYEEHNEAICALMNQFDLNARTLERKNGFITYLKEAEKITEFLSIIGATSALLHFEDVRIMRDMRNSVNRLVNCETANLNKTINAAVRQIDNIKYIQSTVGLEALPERLREIAALRIANEDVTLKELGEMLTTGQVSKSGINHRLRKLDQIAERLRSGETPAQVGLKISNS; from the coding sequence ATGTCATTTGCATCGGAAACCAAGAAAGAATTAACCCATATGGACGTAAGTGATAGCGATGCAAAAGTGGAACTCGCAGCTTTTATTCGAATGAATGGCGCAATCTCGTTTTCGAGTCAATTAGTCATCATGGATGTCCAAACAGAGAATGCCGCTATAGCTAGACGAATGTATCAATTATTGAAAGACTTATATGAAGTGCCAATAGAACTTCTTGTACGCCGAAAAATGAAACTGAAAAAAAATAATGTATATATTGTTCGCTTGAAGTCTGGCACGCGAGGGATTTTGGAAGATTTGCGGATACTAGAACCACCGATGACGTTTACGAAATCGATTGATAGGGGATTTGTTAAGAAGAGGAGCGCGAAACGTGCTTATTTACGTGGAGCCTTTTTGGCAAGTGGGTCAGTTAATAACCCGGAAACTTCTTCCTATCATTTAGAAATTTTCTCTGTTTATGAGGAGCACAATGAGGCGATTTGCGCTTTGATGAACCAATTTGATCTCAATGCGCGAACGCTTGAACGGAAAAATGGTTTTATTACCTATTTGAAAGAAGCGGAAAAAATCACGGAATTCTTGAGTATTATCGGAGCAACTAGCGCGCTTCTTCATTTTGAGGATGTTCGGATTATGCGAGATATGCGAAATTCGGTGAACAGGCTAGTAAACTGCGAAACAGCGAATCTCAACAAAACGATTAATGCGGCTGTCAGACAAATCGATAATATCAAGTATATCCAATCAACCGTTGGACTAGAAGCTTTACCAGAACGGCTGCGTGAGATTGCAGCGCTTCGTATAGCTAATGAAGATGTTACTTTAAAAGAGCTAGGCGAAATGCTGACAACAGGTCAAGTAAGTAAATCAGGTATTAATCATCGTCTCCGGAAACTAGATCAGATTGCAGAGCGCCTTAGAAGCGGAGAAACACCAGCGCAAGTAGGACTGAAAATCAGTAATAGTTAA